In Argopecten irradians isolate NY chromosome 11, Ai_NY, whole genome shotgun sequence, one DNA window encodes the following:
- the LOC138335714 gene encoding uncharacterized protein — MHAYLARSIELSTLNAGAGSTAYRSGFGCQTTVLRMLEDWRQALDCRNQVGSILMDLSKAFDCLPHDLFLRKLQTYGASADTGGLMGSYLGNRKQRVGLRGITSE, encoded by the exons ATGCACGCATATCTAGCAAGGTCAATAGAGTTGTCTACCCTTAACGCGGGCGCGGGCTCGA CGGCTTACAGATCGGGCTTTGGGTGCCAGACCACTGTGCTGCGTATGCTGGAGGACTGGAGACAGGCCTTGGATTGCCGCAACCAGGTTGGGTCTATTTTGATGGATCTCTCCAAGGCCTTCGACTGTCTTCCGCATGACCTGTTCCTCAGGAAGCTGCAAACTTATGGGGCATCAGCTGATACTGGTGGTCTAATGGGTAGCTACCTGGGGAACAGGAAGCAGAGGGTTGGTTTGAGGGGCATCACCAGCGAGTGA